The genomic DNA GCACATGACCTTGGTGGACCAGCCGACGCCGGTGACGCCGATGCCGTTGTCGCCGACGGCGGCGATCGTGCCGGCGGTATGGGACCCGTGGCCGTTGTCGTCGAACGGGTCGCCGTCGTTGTTCACGAAGTCGTACCCGTGGATGTCGTCCACGTACCCGTTGCCGTCGTCATCGATGCCGTTCCCGGGGATCTCTCCGGGGTTGGTCCAGATGTTGGCCGCGAGGTCCGGGTGGTTGTAGTCGCACCCGGTGTCGATGTCCCCCACGACCACGTTCGGGCTGCCCGTGGTGACGTTCCAGGCCAGGACGGCGTCGATGTCGTCGCCCGCTATCCCGCCGGTCTGCCCGGTGTTGCGCAGCCCCCACATCTCGGGGAATCGCGGGTCGTTGGGAACGATGCTCGCGTGGACGTAGTAGTTGGGCTCGGCGTACTCGACGTTGGGGTTCGCCCTCAGGCGCGCGATGGCCTGCTCGACGGTGACCCCGTTGCCGAGTCGCCAGGACTCCGCCTTGGACTTGAACGCATGGCGGGTTTGCGCCCCGAGGTCCGCCTTCGCCGAGGACCTCAGGTGCATCGGCGCGTCGGTCTTGAACTTGAGGAGGATGACGCCCGGCTCGTAGGCGGGTCCCTGCGCCCCCGAGCGTTGTGCGCCGATCGACGTTCCCACGTCGCCGGCGATGAAGACGAGTAGGACCAGGGCGAGGAGAGCGACGACCATTCTTGAACGCGGCATGGTTCCCCCCACGGAAATTGCGCACCGACCACACCCCAGCGGTGGCATGGACCGGTGCACCACTATGTCCAGGCTCGATCGGCCACGAGAGCTCGAGCGGGCCCGTTCTTGCGGTCTTCGGCGGCTCGCCGCCGACATCTTGGGGGGACCGGAGGTCGGCGCCGGCAACGGTCCGTCCTCGTCCAGCGAAACCTGGCCGGGAGTGTGCCCCTCACTCCTGAACCCGTGCTGCGGACCTGACCCGTTGCCTCTGAACTGTTCTTATACGCCGCTCTGGCCCAATAAGTCAATTTCCTTTTGCGCCTTTGTGCTCAGGTCGGTGGCACGTTCGCGCCTCCGATACGGCAAGATCGATCCCGGGGACCGACCCTGGAGCGGGTCGCCGCAGAAATAATGCAAATAATTCTGTTCTCGGATCAGCGGGAGTACAGGTCGATCACCCGCTCGATCGCCCGCCGGCACACCTTGCAGAAGCCGACCTCGTCCCGCGTGAACATGATGCAGTCGGTCTGACCACGATAAAGCCCCTTCGTCTCATACGAAGCCCCCTCGAACGCGCCGACCTTCCCGGAATACGGCATGCCGGAGAGACGCGGCGTGTCCGCTCGCTGCTGCTCGCGGAAAAGCGCGTCGAAGTCGCTTTCGGGGGCCTTGCGCCGGATCAGTTCCTGGCGCTTCTCGAGGAACTCCCGTGCCGTCTTCTCCCAGCCGTCCTTGTCCCAGGGGGTGGGGACCGGCGTGCCGGCGCCCACCAGGTCCCGCCACTTGAGCTGCGCGGGGTCACGGAGGGCGGTGATGTTGGGCTCCCAAGGCTCGGGCCGGTCGGGACGGGATTCGGTGTAGGCGACGGGCGACATGTAGTACTCGTCGGCCAGCCCCGCGAAGTGGTGGCCGAACTCGTGCACGAACACGTAGTTGGCGAACGCCGTGTCCACGGCGGCGGTGGCCTGGTCGTTGAAGATGCCGCCGCCGCCGTACTGCTTCTCGTTCACCAGGATCTCGACGAACTCGTACGGCGCCTCCGCAAGGACGTCGCGAAGGGCGCGGTTGTCGAAGGTCAGCAGGTAGCGCTCGCTGTCGAAAATGTTGTACTCGGCGGAAACCGGCGTGCGGCGGAACCGTCCGACCTGCGGCCGGTTCACGCCGGACTCGGCGCACGGGAGGTCGATCGCCCGGACGTTGAAGTCGCTCTTCCGGCCCGCGAACGGCTCCGTCGCGAAGAGGCGGTCCACGAGACGCCGCGCGTCGGCGTGGAACTTGGGCGTCTCCGCCTGGGTGTACCCCTCGCCGAGGATCACGAGGTCCACCTTCTCGGTCGGCGGCCCGTTCAGGAAGAGCACCCAGACCTTGCCGGCCGGCGGAGCCTCCGCGGCGTTGACGAACCGCGAATCCGGGTCCACGTGCGTCGACCAGATCTCGTGGAAGAGCCCGTCCGGGCCACGCTTCTTCAGGACGACCGCCACGGGGTGCTTCGGCCACGGAAAGCGCAGCGACTCGTGAAAGGTCCGTGACGACGCCTTCGGCTCGTCGGTCGTCTCCCACTCGCCGTACATCGAGGCGAACCCGCGGGAGTACAGGATCCGGTTCGTGCCGGGATCCACGACCTCGAAGAAGTAGGAGCCGAGGTTCAGGTCGTCGAGCAGCCGCGTGAGGCTCCCGGCCCACGGTCCGTCGGCGACGACGCGGTCGAGGGCGACGATCTCGCGACCGACCCCGCCCGTGTGGAAGTAGTCGAGCCGCATCGTCCTGGGGAGGAAGAAGGTCTCGAAACCCGGAGCGGTCGCAGCCCCCGCCGACGGGTGATTCGCCACGGCCAAGCCGAGAACGGCGAGGATGGCAGACAGGACGGCGACGGGAACGAGGCGGCGCGGCATGGTTGGACCTCCGGAGGGGGAGAATATCCGATGTTCGACCTGGCCCTCACGCCCACCACGGGGAGAGGCGCTTCGCCACCGGCCCCGGGATCGTAGCGTAGTGGGAGACGTCGTTGTAGAGGGCGAGGCGGGCCACGTCTCCTTCCTTGAGGTCCAGGACGTTCAGGCCGCAGGGACTCTGGTCCAGTTTGTCGCGGTAGCCGCGGAGGTCGAGGCCCAGGAGGTGCCCGATGAGGAGCCGGATCGTCGCCTTGTGGGAGACGACGAGGACTGTCTCGCCCGGGTGCCTCGCGACGATCGCCAGGAAAGCGGGAAGCGCCCGTGACAGCACCGCCAGGCCGGTCTCTCCTCCCGCCGGAGCGTAGGTGAAGGGGTCACGCTCCCATCGGACGTACTCCTCCCCGTAATCCGACTGGACCTCCCCGCGCGTCCGACCCTCCCAGTGGCCGTGGTCGATCTCTCGCAGCTCGGGGACCGCCGCGGGCTCGAGGCCTCGTCCCAGGACGGCGAGCCGAGCGGTCTCGAGGGTCCTCGCCATCGGGCTCGCGTGGACCGCGGCGATCGGCTCGCTCGCGATGCGCCGGCCGAGGGCCCGTGCCTGGCGGCGCCCCTCCTCGGAAAGAGGAGCGTCGGTCGAGCCGGCGAAGCGATCCTCCGCCGACAACGTCGTGGCGCCGTGACGGACCAGGAACACGCGCGTCGACATCTTCGTCTCCCCTCCCGAAAACCTAGTACCGCCGGCTCACCGTCAGCGCTTTCGCGTCCCGGTCGACCTGGAACCTTCGCGCGAGGGCGGCGGCGTAAGGGCTCGCGGCCGCCGGCCCGCCGTTGATCGTCTCGATCGTCCGCGTGCGTGCGGGCGACGCCGAGCGCGTGAGCGCCGTCTCCAGGAACCCGAGGAAGTCCGGCAAGCGCGGATCGTCCGGGTCCACTCCGAAGCGGAGGGATCTTCCTCTCTTCTCGGAGGTCAGTACGAGCCGGGCGCCGTGGAAGACGGCATGGCTCCCCGGGACCCGGCGCGGCAGGACGGGAGGAAGCCCCTCGAGAGCGAGGCCGCATGGCGACGCGGGGTCGCAGGCGTTCGTCCACCAGACTCGGTCCTCGTCGAGTCCACGGCTCAGGCGCTCGATGGCGGCGGGAGTCGCGAACTGGAGGCCCGCGGCGCCGGCGAAGAACTCCCCGGCGACGACCTCGCCCGACAGCTCCATGAGGCGGAGCGCTCGGAACAGCCTGCCCCACCGGAGCGCGGGCAGCTCCCGGTCCAGGAGTTCGCGGAACACGATGCCGTACCTTCCGAGGACGATCCGCGCGCGGTCCTTGCCCGCCTCGTCGCCCTCCAGCGCGTCGGCGGGTGGGTCGGGGGGCGGCAGGCGGCGCCAGGCGCCGCCGAACGGGCGCGTCGAGCGCCAGCGGTCGAACCTCAGGCGGCCGCTCCTCGAAGCCGGCGGGCGCTCGCCTTCGGGCTCCGCGGGCTCGAAGCCGGTCAGGAGTCCCCGCCGGATCGCTGAGAATCCGTCGTTCGAGATCTCGCCGCGCCACGCGAGGGTCCACAGCCTCCGCGCCAGATCTGCGGAGGGCAGTCCCGACCGCTCCAGCAGCTCTTCGAACGTGAATCGCCCCGGGCCCGGCAGGAGCATCGCGTCGGTCGCCGCGCTCTCCGCCGCCGCGCGCTCCGCGAACAGCTCCCGATCGCCCGGGAGCGCGAACGCGATCCTCCGCTCGCCGCAGCCGGCCCACTCGAGCCCGCTCGCGACAAGGAGCCCATCGAGCCACTCCGGCCGGTAGCCCGTCAAGCGCGCGGGCAGGATCTCCGTCTCCCAGGCGCCGGCGGGCGCGCCCCACCCGAGGAGCGGCTCGAGCGCGGACTCGAGGGCCTTCGCCCCCGATCCGGCGCCGCCGAGGCCCTGCCATTCCGCGAGGAACAGCGGTAGCCGGTCGGTGGGCAGCGCCTCCACGCCGCGGCCGGCGCGGGACCTCAACCGGCGGAGCAGCCTCTCGAGGTTGGCGGCGTCTGAGACCTCGAGGGACGATGCGCCCTCGGTCAGAAGGTCCACGACGACGCGCTGCGACTCCGCGAGGGACTCGATCGCCTCGCGCTCCTGCTCGGGCGTCAGCCCGAGGGCGCGCGCCGGGACCGAGGGGTCCACGGGGCCGTAGAAGCGCAGCATCTCGCCGAGGAGCTCGGCGCGAGGATCGGAGTCGGCGGCGTCCGCTTCGGCCTCCCCGGCCAGCGCGCGCCGCACGCGCGGAAGCGCCTGCGCCGCCACCAGGACCTCGGGGCCGCCCGCTCCGGCGAGGCGCACCGCCAGGATCCGCGACCCCAGCGCGCCGCCGAGATCGGCCGCGGTGATTCCGTGGTCGCGCTCGATCGCGGCGAGGAGGTCCTCCCACTCGCCACGCGGGATCGCGATCCGCTCCTCGAGCCAGCTCAGCGCCTCGTCGGCGGTCCGCGGCGCGTACCCCGGAAACGTGCGCTGGAGCTTCCTCGTGATCTCCTGCGCCGCCTCGATGGGGATCCGAGGTCTCAGGTGCGCCGTCAGGACCACCTCGCGGAGCAGCCCCACGCGCGGCGCGACGCCGGCGGCCGTCTGCACGTCGTCCTCGTACATCAGCTCGTTGGTCCGCTTCCACGCGACGCCCGCGGCGAAGGGGGAAGGGTGCGCCGTGGTCACGACCCGCACCTCGATCCGGCCGTCGTGGACCTCGTCGAGAAGCTGCCGGAGCGCCTCGAGGTCGAAAGCGTCGGCGAGGCACGCGCGCCACGCTTCGAGGCGGACCGGGAAATCGTCAAAGCGGCTCGTGGCTAGGAACAGCTCCTTGGCGCGCTGCCGCGAGAGCCAGAGCGGCGTGCGGCGCCGGAACCCCTCCCTCGGGAGGAGGAGCGCGATCCCGGCGGCCTCGCGGAAACGCGCGCCGAAGAAGCCGGTGCGCTCGAGGCGCTCCCGGACGAGGCGCTCGACGGAGCCGCCGGTCACGAGCGAAAGCAGCTCGCCGGGATCGATCCCTCCCGAGGCGATCACCGCAAGGCCGTCGTCGTCGTGCACCGCCTCGATCGGGGCGCCGCCGTGCCGCGCGTCCCACGCGGCGGCGAGCGCGAGCGCCAGGGGCCGATGGACGCGGCCCCCCCAGAACGTGTGGAGGATCACCTGGTCGCCGTCGCCCTCGCCTCCGCCGCGGACGCGCTCGACCACCACCCGGTGCCGGTGGGGGAGCACACCGCCGAGAGCGTCCCGCTGCGCCCTGAGGAACGCGATCAGCACGCGCGCGGCGCCCGGCTCGAGCCGGTACGCCGATTCGAGGCGGGCCGCGAACTCTGGCCCGTCGAGGCCGTCATCGGCCTCCTCGAGGAGACGAGCGACCCGCCCCGACAGCTCGAAGCCGCGATCGCGATCGTCGGCCCGCCAGAAAGGGGACATCGCGCCGCCCACCCTGGCCGGCGACACGAGGACGTCGTTGTGCGTGATTCGCTCGATCCGCCATCCCTGCACGCCGAGCGTGAAGGTGTCGCCCGCCTTTCGCTCCCAGACGAACTCCTCGTCCAGCTCGCCGAGCAGTGCGCCCGTGCCCTCGCGCCGCAGGTGGAAATACCCGCGGTCCGGAATCGTTCCGCCCGCCAGGTACACGAGCCGCTCGGTCCCCGGGAGGCCACGCACGCTGCCGTCCTGCCGGTCGATGAAGACGAGAGGCCGAAGCGAGCGCACGCGCGCCGACGCGTAGCGTCCGGCGAGCGACTCGAGCACGAGGTCGAAGGCGCGCCGCGCCAGACCGCGGAACGGGTCCGCGCCGCGCAGCGCTTCCCACAGATCTTCGATCCGCCACGGCTCGGTCGCGACCATGGAGAGGATCGCCTGGGAGAGCACGTCCAGCGGCGCCTCGACGGGTCGGACCGGCTCGATCTCTCCGTCCATGACCGCCCGCGCCGCGGCGGCCGCCTGGAGGAGGTCCCGAGGGTGGAACGCGAGGAACCGCCCCCGGCTCGTCCCGCCGACGGCGTGTCCGGCGCGCCCGATTCGCTGAGCGGCCGAGGCGAGCGAGGGTGGCGTTTGCGCGAGCACCACCTCGTCGAGGCTCCCGACGTCGATCCCCAGCTCCAGGGAGTTCGTGGCGATGATCCCCCTGAGCTCGCCGCGCTTCAAGCGCTCCTCGACGACG from Terriglobia bacterium includes the following:
- a CDS encoding S8 family serine peptidase; this translates as MPRSRMVVALLALVLLVFIAGDVGTSIGAQRSGAQGPAYEPGVILLKFKTDAPMHLRSSAKADLGAQTRHAFKSKAESWRLGNGVTVEQAIARLRANPNVEYAEPNYYVHASIVPNDPRFPEMWGLRNTGQTGGIAGDDIDAVLAWNVTTGSPNVVVGDIDTGCDYNHPDLAANIWTNPGEIPGNGIDDDGNGYVDDIHGYDFVNNDGDPFDDNGHGSHTAGTIAAVGDNGIGVTGVGWSTKVMC
- a CDS encoding IgA Peptidase M64, translating into MPRRLVPVAVLSAILAVLGLAVANHPSAGAATAPGFETFFLPRTMRLDYFHTGGVGREIVALDRVVADGPWAGSLTRLLDDLNLGSYFFEVVDPGTNRILYSRGFASMYGEWETTDEPKASSRTFHESLRFPWPKHPVAVVLKKRGPDGLFHEIWSTHVDPDSRFVNAAEAPPAGKVWVLFLNGPPTEKVDLVILGEGYTQAETPKFHADARRLVDRLFATEPFAGRKSDFNVRAIDLPCAESGVNRPQVGRFRRTPVSAEYNIFDSERYLLTFDNRALRDVLAEAPYEFVEILVNEKQYGGGGIFNDQATAAVDTAFANYVFVHEFGHHFAGLADEYYMSPVAYTESRPDRPEPWEPNITALRDPAQLKWRDLVGAGTPVPTPWDKDGWEKTAREFLEKRQELIRRKAPESDFDALFREQQRADTPRLSGMPYSGKVGAFEGASYETKGLYRGQTDCIMFTRDEVGFCKVCRRAIERVIDLYSR
- a CDS encoding histidine phosphatase family protein; the encoded protein is MSTRVFLVRHGATTLSAEDRFAGSTDAPLSEEGRRQARALGRRIASEPIAAVHASPMARTLETARLAVLGRGLEPAAVPELREIDHGHWEGRTRGEVQSDYGEEYVRWERDPFTYAPAGGETGLAVLSRALPAFLAIVARHPGETVLVVSHKATIRLLIGHLLGLDLRGYRDKLDQSPCGLNVLDLKEGDVARLALYNDVSHYATIPGPVAKRLSPWWA
- a CDS encoding DEAD/DEAH box helicase, coding for MHAIVERWFRERYGEPTEVQRLAWPRIAAGEHVLAIAPTGSGKTLAAFLWAIERLSSGASEAGRVRILYVSPLRALGNDVRRNLLGPLEELRSRFDAAGEPPPKIRVATRTGDTPAAERARMLRHPPEILVTTPETLNVLLTSRRGRGFLAGVLTVILDEVHAVAGTKRGALLAVDVERLARVAGEFQRIALSATVRPLERVAAWVGGARTAPGAPPVPRPVAIVRSEEPKRYRLSVGFPGASDGPAEPGAEALAPPYPETARDSLPFWRAVAEELREPLRRNRSTLVFANSKRMVEKLTRLLNGDSGEQIVYSHHGALSREVRRVVEERLKRGELRGIIATNSLELGIDVGSLDEVVLAQTPPSLASAAQRIGRAGHAVGGTSRGRFLAFHPRDLLQAAAAARAVMDGEIEPVRPVEAPLDVLSQAILSMVATEPWRIEDLWEALRGADPFRGLARRAFDLVLESLAGRYASARVRSLRPLVFIDRQDGSVRGLPGTERLVYLAGGTIPDRGYFHLRREGTGALLGELDEEFVWERKAGDTFTLGVQGWRIERITHNDVLVSPARVGGAMSPFWRADDRDRGFELSGRVARLLEEADDGLDGPEFAARLESAYRLEPGAARVLIAFLRAQRDALGGVLPHRHRVVVERVRGGGEGDGDQVILHTFWGGRVHRPLALALAAAWDARHGGAPIEAVHDDDGLAVIASGGIDPGELLSLVTGGSVERLVRERLERTGFFGARFREAAGIALLLPREGFRRRTPLWLSRQRAKELFLATSRFDDFPVRLEAWRACLADAFDLEALRQLLDEVHDGRIEVRVVTTAHPSPFAAGVAWKRTNELMYEDDVQTAAGVAPRVGLLREVVLTAHLRPRIPIEAAQEITRKLQRTFPGYAPRTADEALSWLEERIAIPRGEWEDLLAAIERDHGITAADLGGALGSRILAVRLAGAGGPEVLVAAQALPRVRRALAGEAEADAADSDPRAELLGEMLRFYGPVDPSVPARALGLTPEQEREAIESLAESQRVVVDLLTEGASSLEVSDAANLERLLRRLRSRAGRGVEALPTDRLPLFLAEWQGLGGAGSGAKALESALEPLLGWGAPAGAWETEILPARLTGYRPEWLDGLLVASGLEWAGCGERRIAFALPGDRELFAERAAAESAATDAMLLPGPGRFTFEELLERSGLPSADLARRLWTLAWRGEISNDGFSAIRRGLLTGFEPAEPEGERPPASRSGRLRFDRWRSTRPFGGAWRRLPPPDPPADALEGDEAGKDRARIVLGRYGIVFRELLDRELPALRWGRLFRALRLMELSGEVVAGEFFAGAAGLQFATPAAIERLSRGLDEDRVWWTNACDPASPCGLALEGLPPVLPRRVPGSHAVFHGARLVLTSEKRGRSLRFGVDPDDPRLPDFLGFLETALTRSASPARTRTIETINGGPAAASPYAAALARRFQVDRDAKALTVSRRY